GGTTTCGTATGCGCTTTCATAAAATAGTCGGTCGCCCATCGGATATTATCCTTGATCTCCTCCAGTTGTCCGGCCTGTTCATATCCGTCGCTGTATTCCACGACAGACCAGGCGAGCATCGTTGCGGAAGCAGCCATCGGAAAGCCAAATTTCACATGATCTCCGGCATCATACCATCCTCCGGTCAGATCAACGCCTACATCAGCCCCATCCTGCATGCCCGAATTACCACGCCATTCGACCCGATTACTGGCTGGCAACGGACCCGAACGCTGTGCCTCATAGAAGTAAATGGCCTTTTGCAGTGCTTCAGCATAGTTCTGATTTCCGACGGCCGCATCCGCCTTAGGAATTCCTGTGCCCATCGATAAACTCCCTGCCAGTAGTCCTGCCGATAACGCGATCATAGCGACTCGTCTCCACCAGCTCCCCTTCATGTTCAACTATTCATCTCCTCTTCATCAATATTCCGTATGCATTACTCTGGACTACAAGTTTATATCGCTCCTCCCCATGGTGTATTTCAGTGTAAGTTCCACCATTAATTACCATTATAACCGTTTGTTTCACTAGCTATATAAGCGTTGGTGACTTCTGCAATAACATTGTTGTGACCTGCTTTGCGTCATGCGACAAAAAAAGCTGTTTCTCTAACGCATATACGCATTAGAGAAACAGCTTCTCGCCCTTGTTATCATCAACAGTACAAATCGAATGGCATTCTGACCATCCCGTCAGTATGTTTCTGTATACCTTGGGTATCAGAACATCTCATTAGTTACACTTTGAACTTGTTAATTTGCTCCTGCAGTTCTTCGGCCATTTTGGATAATGAACCTGCGGATGAAGCAATCTCTTCCATCGAAGCCAACTGCTGCTGAGTTGCGGCTGATACATTATGAACCCCGCCCGCTGCCTCTCCGGCAATGTTGGAGATTTGACTTACATATCCTACAACCTCAGTTGTACTCGCCGACATTTCCTCTGAACCTGCAGACACTTCCTGGATTTCACCCGCTACTTTGTTGACCGCATCCGAGATCTGCTCGAACGCTTGTCCTGCCGCAGTAACCATCTCGATTCCTGCTTCTGTCTCACTGCTGTTCACTTTGACTGCCTGAACAGCATGATCCGTATCTTTCTGAATCAATTGAACGAGATCCGTAATTCTTTGCGCAGATGTGGAAGATTCCTCAGCGAGCTTCCGCACTTCTCCTGCAACTACGGCGAAACCACGTCCATGCTCTCCTGCTCGTGCGGCTTCAATGGCTGCATTCAGTGCAAGCAGATTGGTCTGCCGGGCAATGTTGTTGATTACCTCGGTAATGGTTCCAATCTCTGCTGAACGTTCCCCCAGCCCTGTAACCAATTCAGTAAGCGAAGCAATGGAATTTCGAACAGAACCCATCTGTTCAACCGCTTGCTGAATAATCATATTTCCTTCGGAAGATTGATTCGCCGCATCTACAGCAGATACGGATACACTCTGAGCAAGCTCGGCAATCTGCTCTGATCCGAGAGCCATCTCATTCATCGCCTGTGAAGAACGCTTCACAATATCAACTTGATCAGACGTACCTACAGCCAGTTCTTCGACCGTTTGGGAGATCTGTTCCGAGGCTTGAGTATTTTGCTCTGCACTTGCAAGAAGCTCCTCCGATGAAGCGGCTACCTGTTCGGAAGTCATCGATACCGATTCAATCATGGAGCGCAAATTGCCACTCATGGTATTGAAGGAAGCCGCGAGCGTTCCCAATTCGTCTTTGTTCTTAAGTACAATCGTCTCACCCGTCAGATCACCATTGGCAATAGCCATTGCCGCTTCATTCATCTTTTTGATTGGACGTGAAATGATGCTTGCAATGAAAAAGGCAATAAATACAGCTAGCAAGAATGCAAAAATCGTCACTGCCAAAATCACATTAAATGTATACTCCGCCATCACGACAGACTCATTCGTTGCTGCATTCGATCCTTCATTGCCTAAAGTGATTAACTTGGTGATAGAGTCGTTTGCTGTGTACCACATTGGATAGGCTTCAGTATGCAGTCTACTTGCTTCTTCATAGTTATTTGCAATACCGAATTCTATGAATGCAGGCATTTTCTCCACATAAGCATCATAATTCGTACTGAAATCATTGTAGAGCTTCATCGCTTCATCATTGCTCTCAATGTATGTAAGCAACTGTTTACGCTCATCCTCAATCTTCGTGAGCAGCAACTTTAACGCTTCATTCACCTTGACATTTTCTTCTTCGTCTTGTTCAACGATAATTGCCAGCGCCAACCGCTCTACATCCGAAACATCGCCATTCATCAAGCCAAGGAGGCTTACACTCGGCATCCAGGTCTGATCCACATCATTGGCTTTACCAGACATATTATGGATCTGTATTAACGCATAAACGCTTACAACAATCAGCAGAGCCACGACTATGAGAAAACCAGTAAGTAACTTGCCTCGAATCGTTAACTTCAATATCCCCAACTTATTCCCCCGCGTGTCTTCCATGTGTCCCACTCCTCAAATAATACATATTTATAGTATATCGTCACCTATCGCCATGAATTGTAGATGTTAGAATTCAATTTCTATAAATTTCTTGTAACTTCGAACATAACACAAAAGAAGTCTCCCATCTTTGGCAGAACCAGAGATAAGAGACTTCATTCATTAAACTAAACTACCAAAACTTCACTAGACATTGCAATCAGGCGCTATCGGAAAACACGTCGGTGTATGTTAATGAAAAAGTCGGGAATCGACTTGGTATAATTGCGGGTTGTAATCAGAACCACACTAAGCAGACTTCCGAGAATGAATCCTCCCAGAATATCTCCTGGATAATGCACACCAACATATACACGCGACACCCCTGTCAACACAGCGAGTAACAACATCCATGACCCGAAGCGACGTCCAATAAAGAATGAAGCAGCCGCTAGAGCAAATACAAAGGAAGCATGTTTACTTGGAAAAGAAGGATCAGGTACATGGGCAACCAGCTGATGCACAGTCCCTTCCACAAAAGGTCTTGGATGACCGACCGCTGGTGATATCCCCCATTTGGTTAGAACCAGCGCTACAATGGAAGCCACACAGGCATAGAAAACAATTCGTTGTTTCGATGGATCGCCGAGAAACCATACGATAACGAGCAGTGCGATCATGACCCAAACCGCATACTCGGATGATGTGATCATAAACCAGTCCAGAAACGGTATTTGGTCTGCAAACTGATTAATCCAATTAAATAGTGATTGATTCATAACTGGCTTTTAATACCCCCATTACACAAAACAAGATTATTTTTTACATAATAAATATAGACTAACTATTTGTCAAACAATCCTCACATTGACCGAAGTTACGAAATCAAAGAGGACATTTTGCTTTCTTTTTGTTAAACTAGTTTGGGGTTACATATCAGTTCAATCATAGAAAGGTGAAGATTATGCTTAAAAAATGGTTATGGGGTACAGCCCTGACCCTGGCACTTGCGATTACAGGTGTCGTTGTATATTACGGATATTCGATTGTTCATTTTGCCAATAGCATCTCAACTGCTTCCGGGACTTCATCCAACTCGTCCTCTTCCGGCACAGACAGCGATTCAGACACACCATCTACAACGATTCCCAGGTGGGAGGGCCAGGAACGGGTGAACATTCTGCTCCTTGGTGGAGACTCAAGAGGCGACGATGCAGGGCGCTCAGATTCGGTCATGGTCGCTTCCATTGATCCGGTCACCAAGAAAGCCCATCTATTCTCCGTACTGCGTGATACCTATGTAGCCATTCCGGGGCATGGCAAAAGCAGACTTAATGCAGCCTTTTCCTACGGGGGTGCGGAGCTGACCAAACAAACCGTCAGTGATCTGCTCGGTATTCCCATTCAGCATTATGTCTACACAGACTTTACAGGTTTCATGGCACTCGTTGATGCGGTAGGCGGCATTGAAATCGACGTGGAGAAAGACATGTATTACACCAGTAAAGCAGATAAACATATGTACGACATTGACTTAAAAAAAGGATTGCAGCATATGGACGGCAAGACCGCCCTGCAATATGTTCGGTTCCGGCATGATGCCACCTCGGATTTTACCCGTACCGAACGGCAGCGGATCTTCATGACCGAGCTGGCCAAGAAAATGCAGAGCACTACGTCGCTCTTCAAAATCCCGGATATCCTGGAAGCCATCGCTCCCTATATTGAGACAGACCTTAGTCCAACTCAGATGTTAAAACTCGCATCACTTGGCTTCGATATCCATGTGAACGATATTGATCAGCAGCAGATTCCACCGAACAAACTACTCACCAATGAACTGGTCGGCTCAGCTCAGGTACTGGGTGTTGATGTGACCAAACTCCAGTCCTACATTCAGAAACTGTTTGAAGAAGATGCCGCGTCCTCAGAGACTCCATCATCAGAGGAACAGAACTAAAACAAGCATGAGATATATCAATAGAAAAGACGGCCAAAGCCGTCTTTTTTTGTACCTATTTTCTCCATTTAATGCAGCCTTAATGTTTAACGGGTACCCTTATATGATGAACTCCGGTTCCTGGAGGGAGGATTACAATGTGAAAAAACCGCGAATAGCGGAATGGACCGAACTGCGGGGCATTGCCTTTCTGGCAATCGTCATGCAGCATAGTATCGCTGAGTATATCTACCGCGCTGATATTGAACAACCGGATTCCATTATGCTGACCATGATTTATCATCTGACCCGATTTGGTACGCCAACGTTTGTATTTCTATCGGGTGTAATGTTGTTTTACCATCATCGTAACACCAAACCGGAATATCCTCGCTTCATTCGAAAGCGATTTGGCGATATCTATATGCCGTTTGTCGTATGGACAATTATCTACTGGCTTTCTGTCCGTATCTTCACCCCCGCGTTCTGGCTTGCAGGCATACCGGATTTTCGCAGTCTTGTTCGTGAACTGTTTATACCACAGACGGGATATCATCTCTGGTTTGTCATTATGGTGTTTCAGTTCTATATTCTGTTCCCCCTGTTCTGGACAGGAGCAAAAGCCATTCAGAGACGTATCCAGAACGTCATGCGTTTCACGCCCCTGCAAGTTATTATGGCACTAATTGTCTTGGCAGCTGCATTCTACGGCCTGCTTATGAAATGGTCCTACTATAATATGGGGGGCTGGACAGAATCCATGTCTGAGCCTTGGTCAACGTTACTGCAATATCGCTCCTATTCATGGGTGATGTACTGGTTTTACTTTTTACTGGGTGCCGTATGTGCCTGGTCAGTGGATAGCTGGAGGAGTTGGACCACGAAGATCCTGCCTTGGACGATCTGTCTGTTTATAGGGATGTATATATGGCTTGGTTACGATGTGCTGCGTGGGTCCGGGGATGTTGTTAATCTGAATATCTCCACCTATCTGAAACCAACCACATTTCTGATCATTATGGCTCAGATGTTTATGATGTATGGTTTCCTTGTACTGATGCGGGGCAAAGATACACGGTTTCAGCGCCTCTTAACCTGGATTGGCCGCTATTCATTTGGTGGATATCTGGTTCATGCACTGGTGATCTACGCGATCGCTTATGTAACTAGACCGCTACAACTCAGTGGATGGCATCTGCCTGTAACGTTGCTATCGTTCCTTGTAACCGTTGGTATTGCTCTTGCAATCAGTTGGGCATTATCTAAGCTTCCTGGTTCACGTTTCACCGTAGGGTTAATGCGCAAACCACGTTCTATACCTAATTCATCTGTTAATGCGGATAAGAGAAACTCACCCCAGCCAAGCCCCTCACCTATTCCCGCTCACAGTCGGGGAACGCGTGAGACATTATGAAGCAAGAAGAGCGTCCCCTCACGGAGACGCTCTTCTTTATTTCACTTCACTCGAAGTTGATCGTCCAGGAACAGGTTCCTGGGGACCCGGGGCTGGATGCACGTTGCCCTTCTGATTCACAAATCTCTTCAGATCACCGGTTAATTGTTCCTTCAGCTTGTCCACCAGCTGTGTTTCGCTAATGCCTTTTGCCTGAGCAATCTCAGCCAGGGATTTCCCTCCCTGAAGCTGCTCGTGCAGTTGAGCAGGGGTCACTCCAATAAACCGGGCAATTTCGCCCTTATCTACCATGGAACGTTTGCCATGGTGGGCAAATTCACGCCGCAAATCACGCAGCGGGGTATTAATGACCTTTTTCAACTTGGTATCCATGTCTGCCTTCGTGGCTGCAGCTTGTTCCTTGGTGAGACAACCTTCTTCTACAGCTTGATCCAGACGCTGTGCCAGTGTAGGCTTCAACTTCTGCAATAACTGCTCCTCACTAAGTCCCTTACGCTCTTTCGCAATCTGGGACAACGTCTTGCCAAGTTCCATCTGTTCTTTCAGATCCCGAAGTCCAATCCCAAGCAAGTCTGCCGTCTCACCAATCATAAACAGACCGTGTCCTGCCTGCATGCATGGCTTCGCTGGTTTGCTGGAGGAAGAAACTTTTGACGCATCGTCATGTTCCTCAGCCCGAACGGTTGAATCAGCGAATGCTACATGTCCTGTTGCTGCTGTTATAACTACGGCTGCCAATCCGGCTGCCATCCATGTTTTCCATTTCAAATTCATTTTTCTGCCGCCTTTCCGATGTCGAAATCCTGTGCCTTCCTAGTTTGAGCCTAAAATCCACTTTTTTATGCCATAAAATACAAAAAGTCATCATTTTTCTCACAATTGATCACAAAAAATCCTATTTTTTTCAGTTTATTTCCGCTATACTGAATGTAACTTCATGATTATAGTCGAACAGTCCTTAGTCACCTTATCGCAGGAAGGACGAGATGTAACGATGCGGAGAAATTGGTTAGATCCGTTTAGATCCGATCTGGAGGTCGTGTTTGCTTCAGCGGAACAACTCGTACGGGAATATCCCGAACCCTTGTCAGGACATGCATTAGAGCAGCTTCGTTCGGTTAATCCGCTGTTACGAGATTCGGGACACAGCTACATCGGGTACATCACTCCACTTTGGATGCAACACTCAGATAAACTACCCCCAGAGAAAGCACACCAATTAAGTACAGCCTGTCTCATCCATATGTTATATTTTCTGAATCAGGACGACGTGATGGATGAACAACCGGAGAATGCCACATTGAAGTTATCCCTGGGTAATCTATATTACATGGATGCACTTCAACTTTACTCGGTATTATTCAATCCTTCCTCCACGTTCTGGGTCTATTTCAGACAATATGTAGTGGATTGGGCCGTGAGTGTTACGGGTGAGCATTCCATTGATTATTTCCAACAGAATCCCTTGTTGATTGCGCAAAAGGCTGCCCCTCTCCTCATTGGAGCTACTGGTGCACTGCTTCTGCTGAATCAGTCCGACCGGATCATCCCGGTGTGTTCTGCCATCAACATCACACTCATGACACTCCAGATGACCGATGACTTCACAGACACGCAACAAGATGCTGTGCATGGAAACTACAACAGCTACCTCTCCCACATATCCGCAGCACTGAATCACAACTATCCAGTTCATCCTCTAAGCGAACGTATACATGACAATGTATATAATACACAACTCATGAACTCTTACGTAGACATTGCTTATCACTATAATCGTACACTAACATCGTCTAACTTAGGAATATCGCATCTTGAGGCGTTTAATTCTTATTTATGCAGCACTTTAGTACAAGCTGTTCAGGACATTACACAACGGAAGAAACGGCTCCTCCAAGGCGGGTTTCATCACTGGATTAGCGAGCAACAGTTGGGATTCTGAACATAAGGACTAAGCTGATTCAGTTTAATTTTAAATATGAAGGGAATGTTGACGATGATGGTATCAGAGAAAACGTTGCATGAGGATATTATTGAAAAGGCTTGGACTGACGAGCACTTCAGACAACAATTGCACTCCAATCCGAAGCAGGCGCTTCGTGAAGCGTTCGGCATCGTAATTCCGGAGCACATTCAGGTACGTACTGTTGAGGAGCAGCAGAATGACTATGTTCTTGTCATACCTCCCAACCCTTCCAAAGTAAATTATGATGTGAATTGTGGGCCTTGGAGAAGTTAAACCGGGTGAGTTATTGGTAATGTAAGAAATCAGGGGTAGGAACAAAAAAAGCCGCTGTATCCTTCTGTGAGTTCGTCAATCGACGAACTCGGCAAAAGATACAACCGCTTCTGTTCCTACCCCTTTGGTGCTTGTAAAGCTGATCTGTCCTTGCATCGCTTCAACAATTCGGAATGTCACCATCATGCCCAGGCCTGTGCCTTTGATTTTATTGGAGAAATAAGGCTCGCCCAACCGGGAGAGTGCTTCCTCGTCCATTCCTTCTCCGTTATCCCTGACATGCACCTTAATCATTCCATCCTGCTTGTACGCCCAGATATCAATCTGACCTTGTCCCTGCAGAGCTTCAATACTGTTCTTGATAATATTGATAAAAGCCTGCTTGAACTTCGAGGAATTGCCTCGAATATATAGATCTGGCGGAATGTCGGTGGTGATTTTACCACCTTCCAGATTAGCCATCGGTACAAGAATGCCTTCAATATGATTGAATTCATCCGAGATATTGAGCGAGATAATATGGTCAAACTCAGGTTTGGCAAAGGTAAGAAAATCCGTTATGATGCCCGAAGCCCGATCAAGTTCTTCCAGTGCAATTCGCACATACCCCTTATTTTTGTTGTCTTCCTGTTCCGTCATAAGTTGCAGGAACCCTCTTGTCACCTGAAGTGGATTACGTACTTCATGGGCAACTGAAGCAGCCAGTTCGCTAATAATCTCCATCTTTTCGGATCGCTGCAACTCATTGTTGAACAGCTCCAGTTCCTTGGAATACTCTAGAACTTTAGTATGTTTTTCGGCAAAACGACTTCCGAGAATGGCAATCAACGAGATCACAAATGCAACCATGGACCATTTCCACCATAACAGATGATACGTCCCACTCCGCTGATAATACCACAACAGTTCAGCCACACTGATCAAAGCAAATGTACCAAATCCCGTTGCAAGCAGCATAGCTTCCCGATTTCGTTGCAGCGCTTTGGCGATGGTACCAACCAACAGGATTGTCAGCAGAATGACCAACACAATGCCAACCACACGCTGTACGAGTAGATTGTAGAGGATCTCCCATTGCCCACCTGAAGTAACATAGATAAATAGAGAGAACACAGCGATAACTGAATATATGAATAGTATTTTTCGCAGTTTGGTGAAGATTCCATGCAGTCCTGGCCCGATAATCTGTTCAAAAAAATAACATAGCGCTGGCATACCCAGCAGCATCGCCAGATCAAAGACTACGGAATACAGGTCACCATATACCTGATAGAACGTATACAAAAATTGCGAGTACGTGATGATCATCGTGCCGATGGAACCCATCACGATGCATAGCGAGATCCATAATCCCTTATGGAATTTGCCAAGGAAGAACGTACAACTCAGCATCGTAATCGCTGTGAAAACAAAGGTCGCGCCCAAAATTACATCAATAAGTCCGTTATGAATATATTTCTCCTGTAACGCGGCATAAGGTCCAACCTGAACAGTACCTTGTATCCCCAGACGGCCTTTTTCATTTTGCGACCATACATAGAGCGTGTCACCTGAATTTTCGCTGGATAAGGGCAGCAACACAGCATTATTATCATAATTGTAATGATAGTTCTCGTAGACCTTGCGGTCTTCCAGATAAACAACAATATGATTGCCTTTAATGTTCTCAAATCGAATGGCTGAACTTTCCTCACTCAACTCAGGAATGGTCAGGCGAGTCCATAAAGAATTCGATCGATCCGTATTGCTATACTCTAACTTATCGCTACCCTGCTTTTCCCATATTTCGTCTGCTCCCTTAACCTCACTGATGAATCCTTGATCGTCAACGTTCCCCCATTTTACTTCCCATCCTGTAATGGATACAGGTTGCTGAACCGCTCCTGTAGTTGCAAAGACTATCCCATGTGGCATGCCTAGAATAATCAATACACTCATCCATAAGATGACGATAGCTTTGG
The nucleotide sequence above comes from Paenibacillus sp. W2I17. Encoded proteins:
- a CDS encoding methyl-accepting chemotaxis protein, with the protein product MEDTRGNKLGILKLTIRGKLLTGFLIVVALLIVVSVYALIQIHNMSGKANDVDQTWMPSVSLLGLMNGDVSDVERLALAIIVEQDEEENVKVNEALKLLLTKIEDERKQLLTYIESNDEAMKLYNDFSTNYDAYVEKMPAFIEFGIANNYEEASRLHTEAYPMWYTANDSITKLITLGNEGSNAATNESVVMAEYTFNVILAVTIFAFLLAVFIAFFIASIISRPIKKMNEAAMAIANGDLTGETIVLKNKDELGTLAASFNTMSGNLRSMIESVSMTSEQVAASSEELLASAEQNTQASEQISQTVEELAVGTSDQVDIVKRSSQAMNEMALGSEQIAELAQSVSVSAVDAANQSSEGNMIIQQAVEQMGSVRNSIASLTELVTGLGERSAEIGTITEVINNIARQTNLLALNAAIEAARAGEHGRGFAVVAGEVRKLAEESSTSAQRITDLVQLIQKDTDHAVQAVKVNSSETEAGIEMVTAAGQAFEQISDAVNKVAGEIQEVSAGSEEMSASTTEVVGYVSQISNIAGEAAGGVHNVSAATQQQLASMEEIASSAGSLSKMAEELQEQINKFKV
- a CDS encoding undecaprenyl-diphosphatase; translated protein: MNQSLFNWINQFADQIPFLDWFMITSSEYAVWVMIALLVIVWFLGDPSKQRIVFYACVASIVALVLTKWGISPAVGHPRPFVEGTVHQLVAHVPDPSFPSKHASFVFALAAASFFIGRRFGSWMLLLAVLTGVSRVYVGVHYPGDILGGFILGSLLSVVLITTRNYTKSIPDFFINIHRRVFR
- a CDS encoding LCP family protein, translating into MLKKWLWGTALTLALAITGVVVYYGYSIVHFANSISTASGTSSNSSSSGTDSDSDTPSTTIPRWEGQERVNILLLGGDSRGDDAGRSDSVMVASIDPVTKKAHLFSVLRDTYVAIPGHGKSRLNAAFSYGGAELTKQTVSDLLGIPIQHYVYTDFTGFMALVDAVGGIEIDVEKDMYYTSKADKHMYDIDLKKGLQHMDGKTALQYVRFRHDATSDFTRTERQRIFMTELAKKMQSTTSLFKIPDILEAIAPYIETDLSPTQMLKLASLGFDIHVNDIDQQQIPPNKLLTNELVGSAQVLGVDVTKLQSYIQKLFEEDAASSETPSSEEQN
- a CDS encoding acyltransferase encodes the protein MKKPRIAEWTELRGIAFLAIVMQHSIAEYIYRADIEQPDSIMLTMIYHLTRFGTPTFVFLSGVMLFYHHRNTKPEYPRFIRKRFGDIYMPFVVWTIIYWLSVRIFTPAFWLAGIPDFRSLVRELFIPQTGYHLWFVIMVFQFYILFPLFWTGAKAIQRRIQNVMRFTPLQVIMALIVLAAAFYGLLMKWSYYNMGGWTESMSEPWSTLLQYRSYSWVMYWFYFLLGAVCAWSVDSWRSWTTKILPWTICLFIGMYIWLGYDVLRGSGDVVNLNISTYLKPTTFLIIMAQMFMMYGFLVLMRGKDTRFQRLLTWIGRYSFGGYLVHALVIYAIAYVTRPLQLSGWHLPVTLLSFLVTVGIALAISWALSKLPGSRFTVGLMRKPRSIPNSSVNADKRNSPQPSPSPIPAHSRGTRETL
- a CDS encoding NHLP leader peptide family RiPP precursor, with the translated sequence MMVSEKTLHEDIIEKAWTDEHFRQQLHSNPKQALREAFGIVIPEHIQVRTVEEQQNDYVLVIPPNPSKVNYDVNCGPWRS
- a CDS encoding HAMP domain-containing sensor histidine kinase, with translation MKNVPKAIVILWMSVLIILGMPHGIVFATTGAVQQPVSITGWEVKWGNVDDQGFISEVKGADEIWEKQGSDKLEYSNTDRSNSLWTRLTIPELSEESSAIRFENIKGNHIVVYLEDRKVYENYHYNYDNNAVLLPLSSENSGDTLYVWSQNEKGRLGIQGTVQVGPYAALQEKYIHNGLIDVILGATFVFTAITMLSCTFFLGKFHKGLWISLCIVMGSIGTMIITYSQFLYTFYQVYGDLYSVVFDLAMLLGMPALCYFFEQIIGPGLHGIFTKLRKILFIYSVIAVFSLFIYVTSGGQWEILYNLLVQRVVGIVLVILLTILLVGTIAKALQRNREAMLLATGFGTFALISVAELLWYYQRSGTYHLLWWKWSMVAFVISLIAILGSRFAEKHTKVLEYSKELELFNNELQRSEKMEIISELAASVAHEVRNPLQVTRGFLQLMTEQEDNKNKGYVRIALEELDRASGIITDFLTFAKPEFDHIISLNISDEFNHIEGILVPMANLEGGKITTDIPPDLYIRGNSSKFKQAFINIIKNSIEALQGQGQIDIWAYKQDGMIKVHVRDNGEGMDEEALSRLGEPYFSNKIKGTGLGMMVTFRIVEAMQGQISFTSTKGVGTEAVVSFAEFVD